The following are encoded together in the Strongyloides ratti genome assembly S_ratti_ED321, chromosome : 2 genome:
- a CDS encoding Cleavage stimulation factor 64 kilodalton subunit, translating to MEGQVATEMPHQPQRFSVYVGNIPYSANENEIGRFFSSVGHVVNVRFVYDRETRRPKGFGFCDFSDMNGAQAAVQNLNGSDFNGRTLRVNYANKC from the exons CCACATCAACCACAGAGATTTTCTGTGTATG tCGGTAATATTCCATACAGTGctaatgaaaatgaaattgGACGTTTTTTCTCATCAGTAGGACATGTTGTCAATGTTCGTTTTGTTTATGACCGTGAAACCAGAAGACCAAAAGGTTTTGGATTTTGTGATTTTTCTGATATGAATGGAGCTCAAGCAGCTGTTCAAAATTTGAATGGTTCGGATTTCAATGGTAGAACTCTTCGCGTCAACTATgctaataaatgttaa